A genome region from Flavobacteriales bacterium includes the following:
- a CDS encoding 2OG-Fe(II) oxygenase, producing MGLINDKYWGEAAEKQLKRDFDTAEPCRHLALDGFLNEELADQLYGNFPSMTDLKVRRKSLNEDKAEDYHFDRFHPAFSELREFIKSDDFCAYMSRITGIDELHTTTDALGSGVHQGTNGSYVDVHVDVNMNPEKGLWRRINLLIYLNKNWKDEYGGHLELWDKGMKEMYHKYAPSFNRAVIFETDNNSPHGYGRINVPEGETRKSFYTYFYTPIPENFVYRDSQFRSRPDDSPIRKVVTNLKEFAKIRGKRLLKTLGVKSLDFQDKNKK from the coding sequence ATGGGCTTGATCAACGATAAATACTGGGGCGAGGCAGCTGAAAAGCAGCTGAAACGCGATTTCGACACTGCGGAGCCCTGTCGGCATTTGGCCTTGGACGGATTCTTGAACGAGGAACTGGCCGACCAACTCTACGGTAACTTTCCGAGCATGACCGACCTTAAGGTCCGCCGGAAAAGTTTGAATGAAGACAAGGCCGAAGACTACCACTTCGATCGATTTCACCCTGCGTTCAGCGAACTGCGCGAGTTCATCAAGAGCGATGATTTCTGTGCCTATATGAGCCGCATTACCGGCATCGACGAATTGCATACGACCACCGACGCACTGGGCTCAGGCGTTCACCAAGGCACTAACGGAAGTTATGTCGATGTTCACGTAGACGTAAACATGAATCCGGAAAAAGGGCTCTGGCGCAGGATCAACCTGTTGATTTACTTGAACAAGAATTGGAAAGACGAGTACGGTGGTCATCTAGAACTTTGGGACAAGGGCATGAAGGAGATGTACCACAAGTACGCTCCGAGTTTCAACAGAGCTGTGATCTTTGAAACGGACAACAATTCTCCCCATGGCTATGGACGAATTAACGTACCTGAAGGCGAAACACGCAAAAGCTTTTACACCTATTTCTACACCCCCATCCCTGAAAACTTCGTGTATCGCGATTCTCAGTTTCGCTCACGACCCGATGATTCTCCGATCCGCAAGGTCGTGACCAACTTAAAGGAGTTTGCCAAGATTCGGGGTAAGCGGTTGCTGAAGACACTAGGGGTTAAGAGTCTGGACTTCCAGGACAAAAACAAGAAATGA